The sequence TTAATCGGAGCAACAACTCCCCCCAAAAAGGTGAGCAGCATAAATTCCCAAGTATAGTTTGCACCATTTACTGCAATAGCAAAGCTCTGGGGAGCCGGAGTTCCAAATATTTTTGTCAATAGATTACCTAATAAACCGACTCCGATAAATAAGGCGATTCCCGTAATGAAGCCTAAAACAATAAACCTTCGCGAGGATTTAACAAATCCTAGGTCTGATAAGGGGCGGCGGATTAATTTAAGGAATACTATAATCACGCCGAAATAAAGCAGTGAATCTCCTAAGCCTACCTTTATAAAATTAAGAATTCCACGTACTGAATCTAAATCCTGAGGACTTTCTAACCATCCCAATGGAAATTCAATGATCGTTATTATAGCTACTAAAAGCAAGCCTTGCCAAATATTCCACTTTGGTTTTCGAAGGGGGATTTGAAGCTTAGTTTTTTTTGACATATCATTCATCCTTAAGTACCAAAATTATCTCTATACCATTTTCAATTCTAACTGTTTGAACATGTCTTGTCCACTTGCTACAGAAACATCGGCTTTCTTAGGCAATATATCTTATTTAATGGCATTAAATGGACAATTTTCGTGGAAATAATGTCAATCAGGCTGAATCAAGTTTAGATTTTCATAACTACAACAAAGAAACAAACTATTATAAGCATTGAACAATGGTATTGTCTTTCAAGGCGAGGGTTTGTATTAGTAATAATACAAAAAGAAGGGCCCTTGCGGAATCCCTTCTAATAAATGATATAGGTAAATGATAGATCAAAACGAAAAAGTTATAAATCGCCTTAAGAAATTTTAAATTGGTATTAAGAGTTAAGATTTATAAGTCAGGAGTCATTAAACGACTATAAGTTAAGATTTACTCAAACTACTCTAAGTTAACAGTTATTAAACTACTCTAAGTTAATTTAAAAATCCTTAATCTTAATCCTAACCCTTACCCCCGCTTGCGCCAAATCCGCAGTTTTTGAGCCTCAGCGATTAAGCTCTCTCTGAAATCGGGATGAGCAATGGATATTAAGGCTTCGGCACGCTGCCATGATGACAGTCCTTTGAGATTAACCTTCCCATATTCTGTAACAACGTAATGAACAGTGGTTCTGGTGTCTGTGATTAATGAACCTAGGGTCATTACGGATTTAATACGGGATTGAACTTGCCCGCTTTTATCCGTATAGGTGGAAGGTAAGCAAATAAAGCTCTTACCGCCTTTAGAATTATAGGCTGCTTCCACAAAGTCCAGTTGTCCCCCGGAACCTGTAATCATGTTTGAACCGGCAGACTCTGAACAAACCTGACCTGCTAAATCAATTTCCAAAGCACTGTTGATAGATATTAGCTGATCGTTTTGGGAGGCAATGAAGGGATGATTGGTATAATCTACAGGATAAGCTGCTAAAGATGGATTATCTCGCATAAAGTCATAGAGTTTCTGGGTACCTGCAGCAAAGGCAAAGACAATCCTGCCTCGATCCCGCTGTTTGCACATTCCTGTGACTTTTCCTGCCGCTACCATATCGACAAAACCGTCCACCAGCATCTCCGTATGAATACCGAGATCCTTAAGATCTGAAGCTGCTATCATTTGCCCTAAAGCATTGGGCATTCCGCCAATTCCCAACTGAATACATGCCCCATTTTTAATCTCCGGCAGGACATAAGACGCTATTTTCTGATCCAATTCTGAAGCTGCTGCTGAAGGCAGCTGCGGCAGCCCTCTATGTCCTCCCTCGACAATATAGTCGACCTTAGAGATATGAACAGTATGATCATATCCGCCATGAACCCTGGGCATATCTTCATTGACTTCAACAATAACATTGCGAGCTTTTTCAATGGCCGCAGCATAGTGGGATACTGTAACCCCAAAGCTAAAATATCCATAGTCATCCATAGGTGCAACCTGAATTACGACAACATCTGTTTGCAAGTTCTCACGAATGTAGCGTGGAACCTCAGAATATTTAATCGGAATGTAATAAGCTAATCCTGCCTGCCCTAATTTTCGCTCTCGTCCTCCAAAATGCCAGCTATTCCAGATGAAATGTTCACCACTAGGATCACAGTCAATCATTGCCAAAGGGCCCATGATTACTCCGCCACGCAAATTAACTTCGTGGAGTTCCTCTTTACGGCGAGCTAAAGCTTCACCCAATACACTGGCCATGCTTGCCGCAAACCCATACTCTACCCAATCACCACTACGAACTACTTTAACGGCTTCATCAGCTGAAACGCACTTTTTGCGATACTCTTCCTTATACATTGTACATCCCCCTTTTGCTTGCACTTAGTTTTCTTTTAGTTCTTAAATAACTTCAAATAAGGCAACAAATAAGGTACAAATATTTCTGGACGTATAAATGCAGCTATTACAATCAAGTGATTCTTAACTTCAGATGGAGTTCGCCTAAGAGGAATACTTACTCCATCTAAGGCTTAGAAGAACCTATCCGGGGACGTAGCAGCCGTTATCTCATCCTCACCGCTGAAGTTGTTCTGCGTAGTTTGCGGTTCGGCGAAAACAACCTGCGCCGTTATGCTTCTCTTGAGTGCGGCGGCTTGGGCGAAACCTTCACCCGGGTTTCGTCACTGGATGCTTTCGTACTTGTAGAAGATGGGATTCCGGCTGGTAGTCATCGGATAAAGACTAACGTTCTACAATTAAGGCGATTCCCTGACCTCCACCGATACACAAGGTAGCTAAACCGCGATGAGCATTACTCCTCTTCATTTCATGAAGCAGGGTTACCAAAATTCTCGTTCCGGAGGCACCAATAGGATGCCCCAGGGCAATTGCTCCACCATTTACGTTTGTTTTTTCTCGATCTAATTGGAGTTCTTTAGCAACTCCTAAGGTCTGAGAAGCAAAGGCTTCATTAGCTTCAACCAGGTCGATATCTTCAATCTTCAAGCCTGCTTTTTCTAACGCTTTGCGACTTGCCGGGATCGGACCTGTTCCCATTATCAAGGGATCTACCCCTGCAGAAGCCCATGATTTAATGGTTGCTAAAGGAGTTAAACCAAGTTCTTCGGCTTTCTCCTTAGCCATTACAACGACAGCACCTGCACCATCGTTAATTCCGGAAGCATTAGCGGCTGTTACGCTTCCGTCCTTTTTAAATGCCGGGCGAAGTTTATTAATCCCCTCTAAAGTCACACCAAAACGCGGGAACTCATCTTGGGAAACAACGATGGGATCTCCTTTACGTTGGGGGATAGAAACCGGAACAATTTCATCTTTGAATTTTCCGGCCTTAATAGCAGCTTCCGCACGGTTTTGGCTGATCACTGCATATTGATCTTGTTCCTCCCGGGAAATATCAAATTGAGTGGCAACATTTTCTGCTGTGATTCCCATATGAATGTTATGGAAAGCATCAGTTAGTCCGTCAAGGATCATTGTATCGACAATAGTCTCATTACCCATTCTATATCCCGTACGAGCCTTAGGCAGCGCATAAGGGGCAAGTGACATGCTCTCCATTCCGCCTGCAACAATAATATCTGCGTCTCCAACCATGATAGCTTGAGCCGCACTAACCACGGATTTTAGTCCTGAGCCGCATAATTTGTTCAGAGTCCAGGAAGGAATCTCCTGAGGAACTCCTGCTTTAATAGCAGCTTGACGTGCCGGGTTTTGTCCTTGACCTCCTTGGAGTACATTACCTAATATAACTTCATCGACCTGGTCAGGAGTGATTCCTGCTCTCGAAATTGCTTCTTTGATAGCAATAGCCCCTAACTCAGCTGCAGGGATTTGTCCTAAAGCGCCGCTGAAGGAACCTACAGGTGTACGTACAGCACTTACGATAACTACGTCTCTCATATCAAACATCTCCTATACGATAAAATATCTGAATGGCCATTCAAAAACTCTCTATGATTATTATTAGCGAAGACCAAAAGGCGCTTCGCTAATAATAATGTTGATTGTTCTCTTTGGTCTACTCACTCCTAAAGTTAAGAAACTTAATTTCTTATTTAAGAATGTTAGCCGCAATAACCATGCGTTGAACTTCACTGGTTCCTTCATAAATTTCTGTGATTTTGGCATCCCGCATCATGCGTTCTGCAGGGTATTCACGTGTATATCCATATCCTCCGTGGAGTTGAACGCCCATTGTGGTAACTGCCATTGCAGTTTCGGAAGCAAATAGCTTGGCCATAGCAGCAGCTTTGCTAACGGGTTTATGTTGGGATGCCAAGTAAGCTGCTTGATAGACGAGGAGACGAGCAGCTTCAATTTGAGTGGCCATGTCAGCCAGTTTGAATTGTGTATTTTGGAACTCAGAAATGGCTTTGCCAAACTGTACTCTTTCTTTGGTATATTTCATAGCTTGCTCATAGGCACCTTGGGCAATTCCCAAAGCTTGGGAAGCGATTCCGATTCGACCATAATCAAGGGTTTGCATAGCAACTTTAAAGCCTTGACCTTCTTGTCCAAGCAGATTTTCTGCTGGGACACGAACATCTTCAAAAACTAATTCATAAGTTGCTGATGAACGAATCCCCATCTTCTTCTCTTTTTTACCGAAGGAGAAACCAGGCATTCCCTTTTCAATAATAAAGGCTGCAATCCCACGATTACCTTTGCTCTTATCCATTTGAGCTGTAACGACGTAGGTGTCTGCATAATAGGCATTGGTTATAAAGATCTTGCTGCCATTAAGGATATAAAAATCTCCATCACGAACAGCGGTGGTGCGAGTGCCTGAGGCATCGGAACCAGCCATAGGCTCAGTTAAACCAAATGCTCCCAGCTTCTCACCGGTAGCTAAGGGTGTCAAATATTTTTTCTTTTGCGCTTCGTTACCAAACATATTGATAGGATTTGCACAAAGACTTGCATGAGCAGATATAGTTACTCCAACTGAAGCATCGACACGAGAAAGCTCTTCTACAGTGATTGCATAAGAGATGTAGTCGGCACCAACACCGCCATACTCTTCAGGAAAAGTAACCCCTGCGAGACCAAGCTCGCCGGCTTTTTTCCATAAGTCTACTGAAAATTCTTCTTTCTCATCCCGTTCTTCCGCTCCCGGGCCACATTCTTTTTCTGCAAAGTCACGAACCATTTTACGCATCATGAGATGGTCTTCAGTTAAATCAAAAATCATTATAAAATCAATCCTTTCATTTTTGACTAGTTTTCTGCTCACCTTCAAGACTTGCCCTTCGGCAATCCACACATAGAACTAAAATCCTTTAATCGATTGTTTACACTCGATTAAGGCTTAAAGATCTCATTATTTTCACAAGGCAATTGCATAATTGGTAATAGCTTAGGTCGAACATCGGCCAATGGAGTTCATTTTAGTGCTTAAGATTCTATTTTCCTTCAAAGGCTGGCTTACGCTTTTCTAGAAAGGCGCTGCATCCCTCGATTTGATCCTGGGTGCTGAAGGTCAATCCGAAGATTTCCGCTTCATAAGCTTGAGCACTATCTATATCCATATTCACACCACGTTGGATCGCACTCTTAGTCAGCTGTACTGCAACGGGTGCCCGAGAGGAGATTTTTTTAGCCAGCTTCATAGCCTCTTCCATCAGGGTATCTAAGGGATAAATCTTATTAACTAACCCAATGCGATAGGCTTCGTTAACATCTATGATGTCCCCGGTAAATAGTAACTCACTGGCTAACCCTGCACCAACCAGACGAGGTAAGCGTTGAGTCCCTCCAAATCCTGCAGTAAGTCCCAGGGTTACTTCCGGTTGACCGAATTTGGCATTTTCAGCAGCAATCCGAATATCGCAAGCCATAGCTAACTCGCATCCGCCACCTAAAGCAAAGCCATTAATAGCCGCAATAACAGGTTGTGGCATCAGTTCAATTTTACGAAAAACCGAATGCCCCAGTTGAGCAAAGCGCCGTGCTTGCATACAATTAAAATCTTTCATCTGAGAAATATCAGCCCCAGCGATAAAAGCCTTTTCCCCACTGCCAGTTAAAATCACTGCTTTGACACTGGAATCTCTCCCCAACTCATCGAGGGCGGTGGACAGTTCTGTTACTGTGTCACTATTTAAGGCATTTAATGCTTTAGGGCGATTGATGGTCAGCACTGCAACGGCACCGTTCTTTTCCAGTAACAGATTAGCGTACTCCATACTTTTGCCCTCCTTACTTGTTGGATTTAAGCTTCGTACTTATAAAAACCACGACCGGATTTCCGTCCCAGCCAGCCTGCTTTTACGTATTTGCGTAGTAATGGGCATGGGCGATATTTATCGCCTAATCCTTCATGAAGGACCTCCATAATTGACAGAACTGTATCCAGACCAATTAAATCACCTAAAGCTAATGGTCCCATGGGATGATTCATTCCTAGTTTCATGACATTATCAATCGCTTCAACTGAAGCAATTCCTTCGTTAAGGGTAAAGACAGCCTCATTAATCATCGGAATTAAGACTCTATTAGCAACAAAGCCGGGAGCATCATTAACTTCAACCGGAGTTTTTCCCATCTTAATACTAAGATCTTCAATCGTTTTGTACACTTCATCACTGGTAGCCAGGCCACGAATAACTTCCACAAGTTTCATAACAGGCACGGGATTCATAAAATGCATCCCGATGACTCGATCCGGGCGTTTAGTAAAAGCGGCGATCTCAGTGATAGGCAGTGAGGAAGTATTCGTCGAAAGAATTGTATGTTCCGGGCATATCTCATCAAGCTGAGCAAAGATCTTGGCTTTAATCTCCATATTCTCCACGGCAGCTTCAATGACCAAGTCAGCGGATACAGCATCTTGCAGAGATACGGATTTAGTAATAAGACCTAAAATCTGATCTTTTTCCTCAGCTTTTAGTTTCCCTTTATCAACACTTCTGCTCAGATTTTTGTCAATAATACCGAAACCCCTATTCACAAATTCTTCTTTGATGTCATTCAGAATTACTGAATATCCTGCTTGGGCAGCTACTTGGGCGATTCCACCACCCATCTGTCCAGCTCCAATTACCATAATCGTCTTCACAACTAAATCCTCCTTTGTTTCTGTTATTACAAGACTTTTTAATAGGTGATTTGGAATCTTGCGGAATAATCATGCAATTGCTATGCCAAGGAATATTCCGTATCTTCCGATAATTCTTTCTCTGGCTAATATCAGTCATTCCCAAGGTTTTTGTCCAGTTGATTCAAAATCTCAACTTCCACAAGATGTACACATTAGTTTACACATAAAAGCCAGTAAACACGGCAATCTCCATTAATACTAAATATTAGGTTGTGTCTACGATTGGATACGCTTACCAAATTGTAGACATCTTATTGATGAAAAAATTCACATTTATTTAGGTTAAATCTACTTGTGTAATTGATGCTTAATTAGCTTCTTGTACAAGCCGGCTCTTGACAAGCCTAATGATTTTGCTGCTTGAACTTTATTTCCATTAGCAGTTTCAAGCGCAAAAATCAGTGCATCCCTTTCCACCTCCTTAAGAATATTGTCAAGGGACCCTTCCATATAAGGTCTTTTATCATGACTTGCTAAAATTTGCAAATAGTTCGGCAGGTGCTTGAGCTGGATTTCAGTGCCATCAACCATGTTGAAGGCTCTCTCAATAATGTTCTCAAGCTCCCGGATATTACCTGGCCAACGATGTTTTTTTAGAACGTCAACAGCTTCAGCTGTAATTCCTGTCACTGATTGAGCAAATTGCAAGTTAAACTTTTTGATAAATGTCTTAATTAGATCTTCAATATCATCTATACGTTCCCGTAATGGTGGAATGGTCAAGGTTACCACATTCAAACGATAATATAAGTCCTCACGAAATTGCTTATCGCGAATCATTCCTTCGAGATCGCGATTCGTAGCGGCAACCAGCCGAACATCTACTTTGCGAGACTTGTTGCTCCCTAACCGTTCTACTTCACGCTCCTGAATTACTCGAAGCAGCTTAGCTTGCATGCTCATTTCCATGTCTCCGATTTCATCCAGGAACAAGGTTCCTCCATCTGCCAGTTCAAATTTCCCTATCTTCCCCCCTTTCCTGGCACCCGTAAATGCACCTTCATCATAGCCGAACATTTCAGATTCCAGTAGATTTTCAGGTACTGCGGCACAGTTCACTTTGATAAATGGACCATCGTTGCGGGAGCTTTGCGCATGAAGTAACAGTGCGAATAATTCCTTGCCGGTTCCGCTTTCTCCTCTCAGCAGCACTGTAGAACCGGATTTTGCCACCCGAAGAGAGGTCTGGATCAAAGAACTCATGATTGGACTTTTGCCCTTTAAAAGCTCAAGGGCCGAGGAGTTTTTCTGAGACACAGTCTTTTTGTAGTAGTCAAGTTCCGAACGCAGAGAATCTACCTTTTTTGTCAAAGCATATAGCTCATTGACATCTTTAAAAACCACTTTACCTAAAGCGCCGACAATTTTACCGTCCTGAACTATCGGAACTCTGCTGGCAATGATTTCATGTCCATTTAAATCATGTATATATCCATGTACCGGTTGGGCGGTGACTAGGACATCTGTAAATTTTGGATTATCATAAATCTCGGTAATGGGTTTTCCAATCATATCCTCAGGTGCTTGGTCAAAAAAACTGGAAAATGCCTGGTTTGTCATGGTAACAATTCCTTGCTTGTTCACCACAATCAGCCCGTCATAGGCAGTGTTTAACACGACCTCCAAGGTACGTTGAAGTTGTTTAGTTTTTTCGTGTTCGATCACTAAATTATCTAAGAAATTTTGTAAAATTGTAATGTCCTGAAACACAGCTACAGCACCGACCAATTCTCCCTGAACAAAAATTGGAGTCCGATTGCTGAGAAGGATGGTGTCATTTAGTTTTAATTGTTGGCCTAACTCGGCAACTCCATTTTCAAAAACCCGCAAGAGGCCTGTTTCCGGAAAGTGAGTGGTTATTGATTCGCCGATAATATTGCTTTCGGGAACTTTCAGGATATCGAAGACAGCTCGATTGGCGTAAAAAATAGTACCTTGAGGGTCAACAGCAATAATAGCATTCTTTGTATTATCCAATATCTCTTCAAGGGTGATCGAAAAGATTTGTCCCTCCTCCAACATAGGTTAGCCCTCCTGAAATTTGCTATTAATCAAACTATTCGACCTAAATCAACTAAATCCTGCTTGAATTAATAGTCAGTTATCAGAGAGCTAACCCAAAACACTTCTTAACTTATAGCATGCCTTCAGGTGAGGTTCATATCAAACAACGTTTGAAGACTGCTCACCAGAAGGCATGGAATCGTTGGAAAAGAGGGATTTAATTTCATTATTAACCATTAAATCAAAAACACTGTCACTTCCTATGCGTATCCAGAGCGACCTTTTTTTAGGCAAACGGTGCATTTGACATACTTCCATTCCCCCGGCAATAATAACGTCTGCATCTCTAGCTCGGATGATGGTTTCGCCAAAGTCACCGCCTGCATTCCCGATGAACATACTTTATTGATCGTCTCAGAGGTTACTTCCAATGGGAGTCTGGCTTTGATACTCGCTTGACGCGAGGGAATCTGTCCTGCTCCGACCTGGATTACTAACCCCATGAGTACATCAACCACTCTCCCGGAATATCCGCCCGCTTAAGTGCTTCCCTAATGACATGAGCTCTAAATCCACTTAATTCAGCAGAGATATTTGAACTCCGGTTAGATCTTTAGCTTTTGGAACCCACCAAAACAATAATTAACTGGAACTGGAGGTATTTTTCGACCCGCTAACATTAACATGCTCAGCCTCTGACGTATAGAAAGGAAACTTCGACATGAACCAATCGTTAAATAGCAGCGGGATAATTGCCCAGAAGAGCCACACCAAAGGCTTGTTAGCGTGATTCGAAAATTCAGGTTTCAACCCTAACAAAGGTAAACATACTGAGTAATAAATGATAAACTGAATTGCTGCCAGACCAAAAACAATACCTGTACGTACAAACCACCCGATAACACTTCCCCATTTTTGTGGCCAGTTGTCGAAATAATGATTCCAGATTAAAAACGGAAATAGTGTAAATCCAGCTAGTGTAGCAGAATTATAATAACGCCATGCTAAGGATGCGGTTCCGTCAGTGGCTTTGGGATCTACAGCTCCCCAGACGGCACCCATTCCAAAAATCGTTAGTTTTACGGTAAGGAATGCCAGAATAATGATTGATATTAGACCGAATAATCCACTCCAGGGTTGTTTCTTAACCAGGTGCCACGGTTTTCCTGACCATATATTGGCTGTCATAAAAAGATAGACAACCATCCATTCCCAAACCCCAATGACATAATTCAAATGGGAAACACCGTCAATGGCTCCCCACCAAGGGGCTGCTGCCGCAATCGGTTGTTTTAGCACTACACTAACATAGAAGGGAAAGATAAGGGTTCCGTAGGCTAGGAGTGTAACAACTGTCGTCAAGCTCCATTCTGCGAATCCAAGGGCTGGTTGGGTCAGCTTATCAGCCCAAGGCCACTTTTTAAAAAGGATCGACCAAAATGCATAAGTGACAAAACCTATTAAGACAAACATTGTAAGGGCTCCGCCAACATATTCTCTGGCGTGCTCGATCTCAATACCTCTTGCGACTAAAGCCTCTACACTCCAAATTGGGAGGATGAGTTTGCCAAGAAAGCCTTGAAAAATTCCATAAATAATTACATAGACCACGGCAATGTTGACGCATATCTCTACAATCCCGCGGGTCAATGGTTTGAGTTTTGCGAATGGCCAGTCTCCGAACATGATATGTTGCCATATGCCGACTAAAAGCATCCATGCCAAAAATTCCAGAATTGGGTGTTCATAGTTCTTGAAAATCCCCTGTGGAGATGCAAATATGAACCATGTGATCAGAGCAATGAGTAAAAATGAAGCTGTTGCGATAAGGCCTGTTAAAGGTTGACCCCAGCGAGATTTTGAACCGTGATCTGACATTGATACTCCTCCTTAATATTTCTGTCACTGATAAAAATAAAAAAAATAATACCGCTATAATTCTTTCACCCTTTCACCTCCCTATAAGTCAGTATCCAGAATACTTATCTATATTCTGAATGTACAGAATTGTTTTGCAATTAATATGCCAATTGATGTTTCTCTGTATGTATCTGCCTGAAATGAGCTGATACTAAGGAGTTGCGCTTTTCACTTAGAAAAAGATCTCTATAAAAGTACTCCCCTAAGTGCTTACGATGGTAAACACTTAGGGGAGTATAACATTAACAATCACTTACAGCGCTAGTTGAAGTTTATATGTCAACTAATTGAGACATGTATTAAAATGTAGGCAAAATTTATTTATTTTTTTATAGTCAAGGATGATTTTACTTTTTTTGCAAATTAACTTGCAAAATAATTGAGAGGATGTCAAAGATCTTGTAAGTCTTGGATTCACATTCCAAATTTCACTTCTGTAAACAAAAACGATCCCTTCCACTTTACTTTGAAAGTGGAAAGAGACCGCTTTTGTTATAGAAATAAGCGCTTTGAATTTGAGGGCCAAGTTTTCACACACCCCTCATAAGCCCAGATTGGAATATCGGATAAATTACTGTCGTTGTTTCAGCATATCACTGTAAATATACATTAACTCCTTGTCAAAAAGGGATCTCTTCATATCTACGGCTATTGCTCTTACC comes from Desulfosporosinus meridiei DSM 13257 and encodes:
- a CDS encoding CPBP family intramembrane glutamic endopeptidase yields the protein MSKKTKLQIPLRKPKWNIWQGLLLVAIITIIEFPLGWLESPQDLDSVRGILNFIKVGLGDSLLYFGVIIVFLKLIRRPLSDLGFVKSSRRFIVLGFITGIALFIGVGLLGNLLTKIFGTPAPQSFAIAVNGANYTWEFMLLTFLGGVVAPIKEEMFFRGLIYPPLRQTFGRGKGILLTGLFFAALHLEIIRFIPLFIGGVVLTWLYERSSSIWPAIVAHGTWNVLMALALWIQRY
- a CDS encoding acetyl-CoA hydrolase/transferase family protein; this encodes MYKEEYRKKCVSADEAVKVVRSGDWVEYGFAASMASVLGEALARRKEELHEVNLRGGVIMGPLAMIDCDPSGEHFIWNSWHFGGRERKLGQAGLAYYIPIKYSEVPRYIRENLQTDVVVIQVAPMDDYGYFSFGVTVSHYAAAIEKARNVIVEVNEDMPRVHGGYDHTVHISKVDYIVEGGHRGLPQLPSAAASELDQKIASYVLPEIKNGACIQLGIGGMPNALGQMIAASDLKDLGIHTEMLVDGFVDMVAAGKVTGMCKQRDRGRIVFAFAAGTQKLYDFMRDNPSLAAYPVDYTNHPFIASQNDQLISINSALEIDLAGQVCSESAGSNMITGSGGQLDFVEAAYNSKGGKSFICLPSTYTDKSGQVQSRIKSVMTLGSLITDTRTTVHYVVTEYGKVNLKGLSSWQRAEALISIAHPDFRESLIAEAQKLRIWRKRG
- a CDS encoding acetyl-CoA C-acetyltransferase — translated: MRDVVIVSAVRTPVGSFSGALGQIPAAELGAIAIKEAISRAGITPDQVDEVILGNVLQGGQGQNPARQAAIKAGVPQEIPSWTLNKLCGSGLKSVVSAAQAIMVGDADIIVAGGMESMSLAPYALPKARTGYRMGNETIVDTMILDGLTDAFHNIHMGITAENVATQFDISREEQDQYAVISQNRAEAAIKAGKFKDEIVPVSIPQRKGDPIVVSQDEFPRFGVTLEGINKLRPAFKKDGSVTAANASGINDGAGAVVVMAKEKAEELGLTPLATIKSWASAGVDPLIMGTGPIPASRKALEKAGLKIEDIDLVEANEAFASQTLGVAKELQLDREKTNVNGGAIALGHPIGASGTRILVTLLHEMKRSNAHRGLATLCIGGGQGIALIVER
- a CDS encoding acyl-CoA dehydrogenase — translated: MIFDLTEDHLMMRKMVRDFAEKECGPGAEERDEKEEFSVDLWKKAGELGLAGVTFPEEYGGVGADYISYAITVEELSRVDASVGVTISAHASLCANPINMFGNEAQKKKYLTPLATGEKLGAFGLTEPMAGSDASGTRTTAVRDGDFYILNGSKIFITNAYYADTYVVTAQMDKSKGNRGIAAFIIEKGMPGFSFGKKEKKMGIRSSATYELVFEDVRVPAENLLGQEGQGFKVAMQTLDYGRIGIASQALGIAQGAYEQAMKYTKERVQFGKAISEFQNTQFKLADMATQIEAARLLVYQAAYLASQHKPVSKAAAMAKLFASETAMAVTTMGVQLHGGYGYTREYPAERMMRDAKITEIYEGTSEVQRMVIAANILK
- a CDS encoding short-chain-enoyl-CoA hydratase, with the translated sequence MEYANLLLEKNGAVAVLTINRPKALNALNSDTVTELSTALDELGRDSSVKAVILTGSGEKAFIAGADISQMKDFNCMQARRFAQLGHSVFRKIELMPQPVIAAINGFALGGGCELAMACDIRIAAENAKFGQPEVTLGLTAGFGGTQRLPRLVGAGLASELLFTGDIIDVNEAYRIGLVNKIYPLDTLMEEAMKLAKKISSRAPVAVQLTKSAIQRGVNMDIDSAQAYEAEIFGLTFSTQDQIEGCSAFLEKRKPAFEGK
- a CDS encoding 3-hydroxybutyryl-CoA dehydrogenase: MKTIMVIGAGQMGGGIAQVAAQAGYSVILNDIKEEFVNRGFGIIDKNLSRSVDKGKLKAEEKDQILGLITKSVSLQDAVSADLVIEAAVENMEIKAKIFAQLDEICPEHTILSTNTSSLPITEIAAFTKRPDRVIGMHFMNPVPVMKLVEVIRGLATSDEVYKTIEDLSIKMGKTPVEVNDAPGFVANRVLIPMINEAVFTLNEGIASVEAIDNVMKLGMNHPMGPLALGDLIGLDTVLSIMEVLHEGLGDKYRPCPLLRKYVKAGWLGRKSGRGFYKYEA
- a CDS encoding sigma-54 interaction domain-containing protein — translated: MLEEGQIFSITLEEILDNTKNAIIAVDPQGTIFYANRAVFDILKVPESNIIGESITTHFPETGLLRVFENGVAELGQQLKLNDTILLSNRTPIFVQGELVGAVAVFQDITILQNFLDNLVIEHEKTKQLQRTLEVVLNTAYDGLIVVNKQGIVTMTNQAFSSFFDQAPEDMIGKPITEIYDNPKFTDVLVTAQPVHGYIHDLNGHEIIASRVPIVQDGKIVGALGKVVFKDVNELYALTKKVDSLRSELDYYKKTVSQKNSSALELLKGKSPIMSSLIQTSLRVAKSGSTVLLRGESGTGKELFALLLHAQSSRNDGPFIKVNCAAVPENLLESEMFGYDEGAFTGARKGGKIGKFELADGGTLFLDEIGDMEMSMQAKLLRVIQEREVERLGSNKSRKVDVRLVAATNRDLEGMIRDKQFREDLYYRLNVVTLTIPPLRERIDDIEDLIKTFIKKFNLQFAQSVTGITAEAVDVLKKHRWPGNIRELENIIERAFNMVDGTEIQLKHLPNYLQILASHDKRPYMEGSLDNILKEVERDALIFALETANGNKVQAAKSLGLSRAGLYKKLIKHQLHK